The following coding sequences lie in one Spirosoma sp. KUDC1026 genomic window:
- a CDS encoding putative maltokinase, with protein sequence MTTLTPVTSSTPWKDLSKDTTFWTNFSQTLIPPFVNICRWFAGKARQQSGFSIDTVHTLPLPDDDVAYLLILRATYTDGEPERYLLPVTFVADDLAQTFSFNLASIPETGRIGEVVIGSQPGVLIDAIHDERFRRTIFANIYQNVELAQPDGQLTFQRGKGLDEGDEFLPSRVLGVDSSNSAMIFGEKYFLKLYRKLFEETNPEVDMVAFLTDESDFRHIPAFGGSLSWQQTGVPDVTLGMVQRMVPNNKDSWMQTGDFLNDFLYAVPQRLFAIREDVFEQVALLGQRTGEMHLALYKPEADDTFAPESFTDEYRQFLIKRFEDLLERRYALLVDNYTKLDEQAQKLAWVFMEAREMIEAFVDDFRNRPLDSLRVRIHGDYHLGQVLAINTPNVGIGSDFVIIDFEGEPESSISDRKVKHSPLKDVAGMIRSYHYAVSAKLFNSAETEGLSAEYLQRISDRWFKLIRDTYLNAYYDAIGTPHPLFHNNNESNFLLLIYLLEKAVYELGYEISYRPSWVKIPLKGIIDVIREIEKIRLSENQKRDDVPMLQTKILD encoded by the coding sequence ATGACTACCCTTACGCCTGTTACCTCATCTACCCCCTGGAAAGATTTGTCGAAGGATACTACGTTCTGGACTAACTTTTCGCAGACGCTGATTCCTCCTTTTGTCAATATATGCCGGTGGTTTGCGGGTAAAGCGCGTCAGCAGAGTGGCTTTTCGATCGATACGGTTCATACACTTCCTCTACCCGACGATGACGTTGCTTATCTATTGATTCTCCGGGCAACGTATACCGATGGCGAACCCGAGCGGTACCTGCTACCTGTTACGTTTGTTGCCGATGACCTGGCCCAAACGTTTTCGTTTAATCTGGCGTCAATTCCGGAAACGGGGCGTATTGGCGAGGTTGTGATAGGTAGCCAGCCGGGTGTATTGATCGACGCCATTCATGATGAGCGGTTTCGGCGAACGATCTTCGCCAATATTTATCAGAATGTGGAGCTGGCGCAACCGGACGGGCAGCTGACATTCCAGCGCGGGAAAGGACTGGACGAGGGCGATGAGTTTCTGCCGTCGCGAGTGCTGGGGGTCGATTCGAGTAATTCGGCGATGATCTTCGGCGAGAAGTATTTCCTGAAACTCTACCGGAAATTATTCGAAGAAACGAACCCGGAGGTTGACATGGTCGCCTTTCTGACCGACGAGAGCGATTTCCGGCATATTCCGGCCTTCGGGGGTAGCCTGAGCTGGCAGCAAACCGGCGTTCCCGACGTAACGCTGGGTATGGTGCAGCGCATGGTGCCGAACAATAAGGACTCCTGGATGCAGACCGGTGACTTCCTGAACGATTTTCTGTATGCTGTTCCCCAGCGCCTGTTCGCCATTCGGGAGGACGTTTTCGAGCAGGTCGCCCTGCTCGGGCAGCGAACCGGCGAGATGCACCTGGCACTTTATAAACCCGAGGCCGACGATACGTTTGCTCCTGAATCATTCACGGACGAGTATCGGCAGTTTCTGATCAAGCGTTTTGAGGATCTGCTCGAACGGCGGTACGCGCTGCTGGTCGATAACTACACCAAACTCGACGAGCAGGCGCAGAAGCTGGCCTGGGTGTTTATGGAAGCCCGCGAAATGATCGAAGCCTTTGTTGACGATTTCCGGAATCGTCCACTGGACTCGTTACGTGTCCGGATTCACGGCGATTACCATCTGGGGCAGGTTCTCGCGATCAATACACCCAACGTTGGCATCGGCTCCGACTTTGTCATTATCGATTTTGAGGGTGAACCGGAAAGCAGCATTTCGGACCGGAAAGTTAAACACTCCCCCCTCAAGGACGTAGCGGGCATGATTCGATCGTATCACTACGCCGTTTCGGCCAAGCTGTTTAATTCGGCCGAAACCGAAGGACTTAGCGCCGAGTACCTGCAACGCATTTCCGATCGCTGGTTCAAGCTAATTCGCGATACGTATCTGAATGCGTATTACGACGCTATCGGCACCCCACATCCGCTCTTTCATAACAATAACGAAAGCAACTTTCTGCTGCTGATTTATCTGCTGGAGAAAGCCGTTTATGAACTGGGCTATGAAATTAGTTACCGCCCCTCCTGGGTAAAAATACCCCTCAAAGGTATTATTGATGTCATCCGCGAAATTGAAAAAATCCGACTGAGCGAGAATCAAAAGCGCGATGATGTACCCATGCTGCAAACGAAAATCCTGGATTAG
- the glgB gene encoding 1,4-alpha-glucan branching protein GlgB — protein MAKRKTAIPAAEVTPPATVEQPTTEIIDTPQPTSEYYSRFTDFDVHLFRAGKHHRLYEKFGSHVVEHNGVVGTYFAVWAPSAKYVAVIGNFNGWNKGSNPLNVRWDSSGIWEIFVPNVSRGEVYKYFIVHESGRELEKGDPYAHLWEVPPQTASVVWDTYYEWQDQDWMANRGPKNALNAPISVYEVHMASWRRDPSNPERELSYGEIADALVPYVQDMGFTHVEFMPVMQYPYAPSWGYQITGYYAPSSQFGTAQEFMALVEKLHQAGIGVILDWVPSHFPGDAHGLYEFDGSHLYEHPDMRKGYHPDWKSYIFNYARPEVRSFLLSNALFWLDRCHADGLRVDAVASMLYLDYSRNAGEWEPNIFGGRENLEVISLFKELNEAVYLEFPDTQTIAEESTAFPGVSRPVFMGGLGFGMKWMMGWMNDTLRYFERDPAYRKFHQDELTFSTVYAYTENFMLPLSHDEVVYGKHSLIGKMPGDEWQRFANLRLLFSYMFTHSGTKLLFMGGEFGQTSEWKFDSSLDWHLLEFAPHKGMANCVRALNQLYRNEPALHERNFSAEGFEWIDTTDRENSVISYVRKGENPDDTLLIVLNMTPMPRLDYRIGIPTAGTYYEVFNSDSVDFHGSGVGNTNAMQSEETGWQGRPQSLRLNIPPLGAVVLKRS, from the coding sequence ATGGCAAAACGTAAAACTGCAATACCCGCAGCCGAAGTGACTCCACCGGCTACTGTTGAGCAACCAACCACTGAGATTATAGATACTCCTCAGCCAACGAGCGAATACTATTCCCGCTTCACCGATTTCGATGTTCATTTATTCCGGGCCGGTAAACACCACCGGCTATACGAAAAATTCGGTTCGCACGTCGTTGAACACAACGGCGTCGTAGGTACGTACTTCGCCGTCTGGGCTCCCTCCGCAAAGTACGTAGCGGTAATCGGTAACTTCAACGGCTGGAACAAAGGAAGCAATCCGCTCAATGTCCGCTGGGATTCATCGGGTATCTGGGAAATCTTCGTTCCGAACGTTAGTCGGGGTGAAGTCTACAAATATTTCATCGTCCACGAAAGCGGTCGCGAGCTGGAAAAGGGCGACCCATATGCGCACCTCTGGGAAGTTCCCCCCCAGACGGCCTCGGTCGTCTGGGATACGTACTACGAATGGCAGGATCAGGACTGGATGGCCAACCGCGGCCCCAAAAATGCCCTGAACGCGCCTATTTCGGTGTATGAAGTCCATATGGCATCCTGGCGTCGTGATCCATCGAATCCCGAGCGTGAGTTGAGCTACGGCGAGATTGCCGATGCGCTGGTTCCCTATGTGCAGGATATGGGTTTCACCCACGTCGAGTTTATGCCGGTCATGCAGTATCCGTACGCGCCTTCGTGGGGATACCAGATCACGGGTTACTACGCGCCCAGCAGCCAGTTTGGTACCGCGCAGGAATTCATGGCGCTGGTCGAAAAACTACACCAAGCGGGTATTGGCGTTATTCTGGACTGGGTTCCCTCCCACTTCCCCGGCGATGCGCACGGTCTGTATGAGTTTGACGGATCGCACCTGTACGAACACCCGGACATGCGGAAGGGCTACCATCCGGACTGGAAGAGTTATATCTTTAACTACGCCCGGCCGGAAGTCCGGTCATTCCTTCTCTCGAACGCCCTGTTCTGGCTGGACCGCTGCCATGCCGACGGCCTCCGGGTCGACGCGGTCGCGTCGATGCTGTACTTAGATTATTCCCGTAACGCAGGCGAATGGGAACCGAACATCTTCGGCGGCCGGGAAAACCTGGAAGTTATCTCGCTCTTCAAAGAGCTGAACGAAGCGGTGTACCTGGAATTCCCGGATACGCAGACCATTGCTGAAGAATCGACCGCTTTTCCCGGCGTCTCGCGGCCGGTATTCATGGGCGGCCTGGGCTTCGGTATGAAGTGGATGATGGGCTGGATGAACGACACGTTACGGTACTTCGAGCGCGATCCGGCTTACCGAAAATTCCACCAGGACGAGCTGACATTCAGTACGGTGTATGCCTATACGGAGAATTTTATGCTGCCACTTTCTCACGACGAAGTGGTGTACGGCAAGCACTCCCTGATTGGTAAAATGCCGGGCGACGAATGGCAGCGGTTTGCGAACCTGCGGCTCCTGTTCTCGTATATGTTTACGCACTCGGGCACGAAACTGCTATTCATGGGTGGCGAGTTTGGGCAAACGTCGGAGTGGAAGTTCGACAGTAGCCTGGACTGGCACCTGCTGGAGTTTGCTCCCCACAAAGGCATGGCGAATTGCGTGCGTGCTCTAAATCAGTTGTATCGCAACGAGCCTGCCCTGCATGAGCGTAACTTCTCGGCCGAAGGCTTTGAGTGGATCGACACGACCGATCGGGAGAACAGTGTCATCAGCTACGTGCGGAAAGGCGAAAACCCGGACGATACGTTGCTCATTGTCCTGAACATGACGCCCATGCCGCGACTGGACTACCGCATCGGTATTCCAACGGCTGGTACATACTACGAGGTATTCAACAGCGATTCTGTTGATTTTCATGGTAGCGGTGTCGGTAATACCAACGCCATGCAAAGCGAAGAAACAGGCTGGCAGGGCCGCCCTCAGTCACTACGGCTCAACATCCCCCCGCTGGGAGCTGTCGTGCTGAAACGAAGCTAA